The following are encoded together in the Brassica napus cultivar Da-Ae chromosome A9, Da-Ae, whole genome shotgun sequence genome:
- the LOC106429794 gene encoding COP9 signalosome complex subunit 5a — translation MDDSSTIARKTWELENNILTVEQPDSSSSDGIFYYDEASQTKVQQEKPWATDPNYFKRVQISALALLKMVVHARSGGTIEIMGLMQGKTEGDTIIVMDAFALPVEGTETRVNAQADAYEYMVEYSQTNKLAGRLENVVGWYHSHPGYGCWLSGIDVSTQMLNQQYQEPFLAVVIDPTRTVSAGKVEIGAFRTYPEGHKISDDHVSEYQTIPLNKIEDFGVHCKQYYSLDITYFKSSLDSHLLDLLWNKYWVNTLSSSPLLGNGDYVAGQISDLAEKLEQAESQLAHSRFGGIPASLHRKKEDEPPLAKITRDSAKITVEQVHGLMSQVIKDILFNSARQSDKTPSDPSDPEPMITS, via the exons ATGGATGACTCTTCGACCATCGCTCGCAAGACATGGGAGCTCGAGAACAACATCCTCACCGTAGAGCAACCGGATTCGTCCTCCTCCGACGGCATATTCTACTACGACGAAGCTTCCCAGACCAAGGTCCAGCAGGAGAAGCCGTGGGCCACGGATCCCAACTACTTCAAGCGCGTCCAAATCTCGGCCCTCGCGCTCCTCAAGATGGTCGTACACGCGCGCTCCGGCGGCACGATCGAGATCATGGGTCTTATGCAGGGGAAGACCGAGGGGGATACCATCATCGTCATGGACGCTTTCGCCTTGCCTGTTGAAGGAACCGAGACTAGGGTTAATGCTCAGGCTGATGCCTATGAGTACATGGTTGAGTACTCTCAGACCAACAAGCTG GCTGGGAGATTGGAGAATGTTGTGGGGTGGTATCACTCTCACCCTGGGTATGGATGCTGGCTCTCGGGTATTGATGTCTCGACGCAGATGCTTAACCAACAGTATCAGGAGCCTTTCTTGGCTGTTGTTATTGATCCGACGAGGACTGTTTCGGCTGGTAAGGTTGAGATTGGGGCGTTCAGGACTTATCCGGAGGGGCATAAGATCTCTGATGATCATGTTTCTGAGTATCAGACTATCCCTTTGAACAAGATTGAGGACTTTGGTGTTCATTGCAAACAG TACTATTCGTTGGACATCACTTACTTCAAGTCATCTCTTGATAGCCACCTTCTGGATCTCCTTTGGAACAAGTACTGGGTGAACACTCTTTCTTCTTCCCCACTGCTCGGCAATGGAGACTATGTTGCCGGACAGATATCAGACTTGG CTGAGAAGCTTGAGCAAGCCGAGAGTCAGCTAGCGCACTCCCGGTTTGGAGGAATACCGGCCAGTCTTCACAGGAAGAAAGAG GATGAGCCTCCACTTGCTAAGATAACTCGGGACAGTGCAAAGATAACGGTGGAGCAGGTCCATGGATTAATGTCACAG GTTATCAAAGACATATTGTTCAACTCAGCACGTCAGTCCGACAAAACTCCAAGCGACCCGTCAGATCCAGAGCCGATGATTACATCTTAA
- the LOC106429795 gene encoding probable RNA-binding protein ARP1 isoform X2 — MADTTYTKVFVGGLAWETDKDTMKKHFEQFGEILEAVVITDKASGRSKGYGFVTFKEAEAARRACVDGTPVIDGRRANCNLASLGLQRSKPSTPNHGGRINNMRVMMSSTMQTGFGPPPTFTHYPHLPLNLFGYSPYSSDFSPFPTNLYGVYGCNSAGQYGLYGNGNGVSGGLTAAAASAAPFYPCGGGQGGVQFSQPQPFYHHFSAYDNPHHYSPATISLQQGVTGFPLQPPLIPYL, encoded by the exons ATGGCAGACACGACGTACACAAAGGTGTTTGTGGGAGGGTTAGCTTGGGAGACGGACAAGGATACGATGAAGAAGCATTTTGAGCAGTTTGGTGAGATCTTGGAAGCTGTAGTCATCACCGACAAGGCTTCCGGCAGATCCAAGGGCTATGGCTTC GTGACATTCAAGGAAGCAGAGGCGGCGAGGAGGGCTTGTGTGGACGGTACTCCGGTGATCGACGGAAGAAGAGCTAATTGCAATCTTGCCTCTCTTGGTCTTCAAAGATCCAAACCCTCCACTCCTAACCATG GAGGAAGGATTAACAATATGAGAGTGATGATGAGCAGCACAATGCAGACTGGTTTTGGACCACCACCTACTTTCACTCACTATCCCCACCTCCCTCTCAATCTCTTTGG GTACTCTCCATACTCGTCAGATTTCTCTCCATTCCCTACG AACTTATATGGTGTATACGGCTGCAATTCCGCGGGACAATACGGACTGTATGGAAATGGAAACGGCGTAAGCGGTGGACTAACCGCAGCTGCTGCATCAGCCGCTCCTTTTTATCCTTGCGGTGGAGGACAAGGTGGGGTCCAGTTCTCTCAGCCACAGCCATTTTATCACCATTTCTCTGCTTATGACAACCCTCACCATTACTCTCCTGCCACCATCTCTCTTCAACAAG GTGTAACAGGCTTTCCGCTTCAGCCACCTCTCATTCCTTACCTTTGA
- the LOC106429795 gene encoding probable RNA-binding protein ARP1 isoform X1 translates to MADTTYTKVFVGGLAWETDKDTMKKHFEQFGEILEAVVITDKASGRSKGYGFVTFKEAEAARRACVDGTPVIDGRRANCNLASLGLQRSKPSTPNHGGGRINNMRVMMSSTMQTGFGPPPTFTHYPHLPLNLFGYSPYSSDFSPFPTNLYGVYGCNSAGQYGLYGNGNGVSGGLTAAAASAAPFYPCGGGQGGVQFSQPQPFYHHFSAYDNPHHYSPATISLQQGVTGFPLQPPLIPYL, encoded by the exons ATGGCAGACACGACGTACACAAAGGTGTTTGTGGGAGGGTTAGCTTGGGAGACGGACAAGGATACGATGAAGAAGCATTTTGAGCAGTTTGGTGAGATCTTGGAAGCTGTAGTCATCACCGACAAGGCTTCCGGCAGATCCAAGGGCTATGGCTTC GTGACATTCAAGGAAGCAGAGGCGGCGAGGAGGGCTTGTGTGGACGGTACTCCGGTGATCGACGGAAGAAGAGCTAATTGCAATCTTGCCTCTCTTGGTCTTCAAAGATCCAAACCCTCCACTCCTAACCATG GAGGAGGAAGGATTAACAATATGAGAGTGATGATGAGCAGCACAATGCAGACTGGTTTTGGACCACCACCTACTTTCACTCACTATCCCCACCTCCCTCTCAATCTCTTTGG GTACTCTCCATACTCGTCAGATTTCTCTCCATTCCCTACG AACTTATATGGTGTATACGGCTGCAATTCCGCGGGACAATACGGACTGTATGGAAATGGAAACGGCGTAAGCGGTGGACTAACCGCAGCTGCTGCATCAGCCGCTCCTTTTTATCCTTGCGGTGGAGGACAAGGTGGGGTCCAGTTCTCTCAGCCACAGCCATTTTATCACCATTTCTCTGCTTATGACAACCCTCACCATTACTCTCCTGCCACCATCTCTCTTCAACAAG GTGTAACAGGCTTTCCGCTTCAGCCACCTCTCATTCCTTACCTTTGA